A single region of the Methanococcoides sp. AM1 genome encodes:
- the gatE gene encoding Glu-tRNA(Gln) amidotransferase subunit GatE, giving the protein MSKKIDYRELGLKCGLEIHQQLNSKEKLFCKCPTKIRDTDESNFEFFRYLRPTASEMGETDRAALEQTKVNRKYIYKAYDSTCLVENDEEPPRELNKESLDIALSIAKLLHMIPVEQLHVMRKIVVDGSNTSGFQRTAFLAGGGHLDTSEGDVGVDVLCVEEEAAQKIEDKGDSILYSLDRLGIPLVEIGTAPDIISPAHAKETAANIGMLLRSTGKVKRGLGTIRQDVNISIAEGARVEVKGVQALDLIETIVEREAERQVNLLEIRRSLLERDASVHDEIFDVTDLFSETESKVIKKSLKKGKVLAVLLPGFAGHVGMEVQPGRRLGTEFSDRAKTSGVGGIFHTDELPNYGITEDEVASLRDFVGAKEGDAVVMVADKEKRARGAMESVLIRAQEALEFVPEETRRALPDGNSAYMRPLPGASRMYPETDVPQVEIRKEYFDTIEIPELLTERAKRFSKDYGLNEELAEKIAYSQDLTLFEELMSRFNNDKNVTATLIVTTLTGLVPELKRDGVEVTKINDDHFKQMFEIISSGDVAKEGMEQILRYVAKKPKVNIRDSLEDLGLTGIDTSQIEEFIAKIVEERQDFVKEKGPAAVGPLMGIVMAEFRGKVDGKVLSELLKQKINECINT; this is encoded by the coding sequence ATGAGCAAAAAGATCGACTACCGTGAACTTGGATTAAAATGCGGACTTGAGATTCATCAGCAGTTGAACTCAAAAGAGAAACTCTTCTGTAAATGCCCTACTAAGATACGTGACACGGATGAGTCGAACTTTGAATTTTTCCGTTACCTGAGACCTACTGCAAGTGAGATGGGAGAGACCGACAGGGCAGCACTCGAGCAGACAAAGGTCAACAGGAAATATATATATAAAGCATACGACAGCACCTGCCTTGTGGAAAATGATGAGGAACCACCTCGTGAACTTAATAAAGAGTCACTTGACATCGCATTATCAATTGCAAAACTATTGCACATGATACCAGTGGAGCAACTTCATGTCATGAGAAAGATAGTTGTGGACGGATCAAATACAAGCGGATTCCAGAGAACAGCTTTCCTCGCCGGAGGAGGACATCTCGACACTTCCGAAGGAGACGTGGGTGTTGATGTCCTGTGTGTGGAAGAAGAGGCCGCACAAAAGATAGAGGACAAAGGCGATTCTATTCTTTATTCACTTGACAGGCTTGGAATCCCGCTAGTGGAGATCGGTACAGCACCTGACATAATCTCACCAGCCCATGCGAAAGAGACAGCTGCCAATATCGGTATGTTACTCCGATCTACCGGCAAGGTGAAAAGAGGTCTTGGGACCATCAGGCAGGATGTTAACATATCCATTGCAGAAGGAGCACGCGTAGAGGTCAAAGGTGTCCAGGCCCTTGATCTTATCGAAACGATTGTTGAAAGGGAAGCCGAGAGGCAGGTTAACCTGCTTGAGATACGCAGGTCCCTTTTGGAGAGGGATGCAAGCGTCCATGATGAGATCTTTGATGTAACCGACCTGTTCAGCGAAACAGAATCAAAGGTCATAAAGAAATCACTCAAGAAAGGAAAGGTACTGGCAGTCCTCCTGCCCGGGTTTGCAGGTCATGTGGGAATGGAAGTACAGCCCGGAAGACGCCTGGGCACCGAATTCTCCGACCGTGCAAAGACCTCAGGTGTAGGTGGCATATTCCACACTGATGAGCTGCCTAATTATGGCATAACCGAAGATGAGGTCGCCTCATTGCGTGATTTCGTCGGTGCAAAGGAAGGCGATGCTGTCGTTATGGTGGCAGACAAAGAGAAACGGGCAAGAGGTGCCATGGAAAGTGTGCTGATACGCGCACAGGAAGCACTTGAGTTCGTTCCGGAAGAGACCAGACGTGCACTTCCTGACGGTAACAGCGCATACATGAGACCACTTCCAGGTGCATCAAGGATGTACCCGGAGACAGATGTACCACAGGTGGAGATCAGAAAGGAGTACTTTGACACTATCGAGATCCCTGAGCTTCTCACAGAAAGGGCAAAGAGGTTCAGCAAAGATTACGGACTCAACGAGGAACTTGCAGAGAAGATCGCATATTCACAGGACCTGACGCTTTTCGAGGAATTGATGAGCAGGTTCAACAATGACAAGAATGTCACTGCAACTCTTATCGTGACCACACTTACAGGACTTGTCCCGGAACTCAAGCGTGATGGTGTGGAGGTCACGAAGATCAACGACGACCACTTCAAACAGATGTTCGAGATCATCTCTTCAGGTGATGTTGCCAAAGAGGGCATGGAACAGATACTCCGCTATGTTGCAAAAAAACCAAAGGTCAATATCCGGGACAGTCTGGAAGATCTTGGGCTTACAGGCATTGATACATCACAGATCGAAGAGTTTATCGCAAAGATCGTGGAAGAAAGACAGGACTTTGTGAAAGAAAAGGGACCAGCCGCCGTAGGTCCCCTCATGGGAATTGTCATGGCCGAGTTCCGTGGAAAGGTTGACGGAAAGGTTCTCAGTGAACTCCTGAAACAAAAGATTAATGAGTGTATTAATACATAA
- the hdrA2 gene encoding CoB-CoM heterodisulfide reductase HdrA2, whose product MRIGVYVCHCGLNIANVINMDALHKKIEEMEDVALVKDIQFMCSDFGQEQLIEDIKENNIDRILVAACTPKLHETTFKRVLEKAGINPYLLEIANIREQCSWVHMHNHSMATQKAFDLIKMGVAKLKLLAPLQIRKFKANKDVLVIGGGVAGIEAALTLADAGTHVYMVEKEPTIGGKMALLNEVFPTNDCSICVLAPKMTDVQNHPNIEMRTYSEITGISGSVGNFTVKGVQNPRYVIVDRCKGCIDQCSNVCPVEIPNPFDSGLGKTKAINMPIPQAVPQSAYINNEYCVGCGLCKQACPADAIDFNLKEEEFSFTVGAVIVATGYQGFDAKRKEEYGYSVYPDVLTNMELERLLNASGPTRGKVVVPSTHEIPKKVAFIQCVGSRDETVGNPYCSRVCCMSSMKNAQMIKERYPETDVTIHYIDIRAAGEMYEEYYVRTQLMGVNFIRGKVAEVQLDPQGQMQLRYEDTLDCAIREDPYDLVVLATGIEASTTSDPIAKMLNLSKRPDRFLSIAHPKMRPVDAHINGVFIAGCASGPKEIQSSIAQGSATAARSTRLLAKGELENDPFSAHVDPEKCIGCRICESACNFNTIKVIDGKAVVDEISCQTCGSCSASCPTDAINMPHSTDEQIIAQIRAALEVKDEFPLIIAFLCNWCSYGSADLAGTSRIQYPTNVRIIKVMCAGRVDPDFVLEALQGGADGVLVTGCRLDECHYILGNHDAKHRMENLKEVLDEIGLNPARLKLQWISAAEGDKFAKTIEDFVDELTELGPVGSELPEVQE is encoded by the coding sequence ATGCGAATCGGAGTATATGTCTGTCACTGTGGATTGAACATTGCCAATGTCATCAACATGGATGCACTGCATAAGAAGATCGAGGAGATGGAGGATGTTGCACTTGTAAAGGACATCCAGTTCATGTGCTCTGACTTCGGACAGGAGCAGTTGATCGAGGACATCAAGGAAAACAACATCGACAGGATATTGGTAGCAGCGTGCACTCCAAAGCTCCATGAGACCACTTTCAAGCGTGTCCTCGAAAAAGCAGGGATCAATCCTTATCTTCTGGAGATCGCGAACATCCGCGAGCAATGCTCGTGGGTGCACATGCACAACCATAGCATGGCCACCCAGAAAGCATTTGATCTTATCAAAATGGGCGTGGCAAAGCTCAAGCTGCTGGCTCCATTGCAGATCCGCAAGTTCAAGGCGAACAAGGATGTCCTTGTTATCGGTGGTGGTGTTGCAGGTATCGAGGCAGCCCTGACACTCGCAGACGCCGGAACACACGTCTACATGGTGGAAAAGGAACCGACCATCGGCGGTAAGATGGCATTGCTTAACGAAGTATTCCCCACCAATGACTGCTCAATATGTGTACTGGCACCGAAGATGACAGATGTGCAGAACCATCCGAACATTGAGATGCGGACCTACTCCGAGATCACAGGGATCTCCGGTTCAGTAGGCAATTTTACTGTGAAAGGCGTCCAGAATCCCAGGTATGTCATAGTCGACCGCTGCAAAGGGTGTATAGATCAATGTTCAAACGTCTGCCCGGTGGAAATACCTAATCCATTCGACAGCGGCCTTGGTAAGACAAAGGCCATCAACATGCCAATCCCACAGGCTGTCCCGCAGTCGGCTTACATCAACAATGAATACTGCGTTGGTTGCGGACTTTGCAAACAAGCCTGCCCGGCAGATGCAATCGACTTTAACCTGAAGGAAGAAGAATTCTCGTTTACGGTCGGAGCTGTGATAGTTGCAACCGGTTACCAGGGATTCGATGCAAAACGCAAGGAAGAGTATGGTTACAGCGTCTATCCGGATGTCCTGACCAATATGGAGCTGGAAAGACTGCTCAACGCATCAGGACCAACACGTGGTAAAGTGGTCGTGCCTTCCACGCATGAGATCCCGAAGAAAGTCGCTTTTATCCAGTGTGTCGGTTCCAGGGACGAGACCGTTGGTAATCCCTACTGCTCCCGGGTCTGCTGCATGTCATCCATGAAAAATGCACAGATGATAAAGGAGCGCTATCCCGAAACCGATGTTACCATTCACTATATTGACATACGTGCTGCCGGTGAGATGTATGAGGAATACTATGTACGCACACAGTTAATGGGAGTTAATTTCATCCGGGGCAAAGTAGCCGAAGTACAGCTTGACCCGCAAGGACAGATGCAGCTCAGGTATGAGGACACGCTCGATTGTGCCATCCGAGAGGATCCTTACGATCTCGTAGTCCTGGCAACAGGAATCGAAGCCAGCACTACCTCAGACCCGATAGCAAAGATGCTGAACCTCTCGAAACGACCTGACAGGTTCCTCTCCATTGCACACCCGAAGATGAGACCTGTGGATGCCCACATAAACGGTGTCTTCATCGCAGGCTGTGCTTCAGGACCAAAGGAAATACAGTCATCTATTGCACAGGGAAGTGCAACCGCTGCAAGGTCCACCCGCCTGCTGGCAAAGGGAGAGCTTGAGAACGACCCCTTCAGTGCACATGTCGATCCGGAAAAATGTATCGGATGCCGCATATGTGAAAGTGCCTGCAATTTCAATACTATCAAAGTAATAGACGGGAAAGCAGTGGTAGACGAGATATCCTGCCAGACATGTGGTTCATGCAGTGCATCATGTCCTACAGATGCCATTAACATGCCCCACAGCACCGATGAGCAGATCATAGCACAGATCAGAGCAGCCCTTGAGGTAAAGGACGAGTTCCCGCTTATCATTGCGTTCCTCTGCAACTGGTGCAGCTATGGTTCCGCAGACCTTGCAGGGACATCAAGGATACAATATCCGACAAACGTCAGGATCATCAAGGTCATGTGTGCCGGACGGGTAGACCCGGATTTCGTACTGGAAGCATTGCAGGGAGGTGCTGACGGAGTGCTCGTTACAGGGTGCCGCCTTGATGAATGTCACTACATCCTCGGCAACCATGATGCAAAACACAGGATGGAGAACCTAAAGGAAGTTCTCGATGAGATAGGTCTGAACCCTGCAAGACTTAAGTTGCAATGGATATCCGCAGCAGAAGGAGATAAATTTGCAAAGACCATAGAGGATTTCGTCGACGAACTGACCGAACTTGGACCTGTTGGCTCCGAATTACCGGAGGTGCAGGAGTGA
- the mmrce1 gene encoding MmRce1 family CPBP family CAAX prenyl protease has translation MIPNYNYKPGIYYLSTFIITYALWFAGAYVSFQDGGDGLYMLLMLPGLMAPFLISIVMIIGSKNVDLRRDFVNRLINIRLIQPKILPVFILIMPLSVLASIFISLLFGGSTSQFQLAEGFSFSTGFVPVLLLLLLAAGFEELGWRGYAFDSLQSRHTYFKASLIFSILWSLWHFPLMFVNNSYQYEIFHESVWYGANFFISIVPMGMIISWICIKNRKSIMAAIVFHFIVNMSQEILDISQTTKCIETVVLIIVAAAIIAYDREMFFSREHLAEGAD, from the coding sequence ATGATACCTAACTATAATTACAAACCCGGCATCTATTATCTTTCAACTTTTATCATAACCTATGCTCTCTGGTTTGCAGGAGCATATGTAAGCTTTCAGGATGGCGGGGACGGGTTATATATGCTGCTTATGCTGCCCGGGCTAATGGCACCATTTCTTATCTCAATTGTTATGATCATCGGGTCTAAAAATGTGGATCTTAGAAGAGATTTTGTCAACAGGTTGATCAACATAAGACTTATACAGCCAAAAATTCTCCCTGTATTTATTCTGATAATGCCTCTCTCAGTGCTGGCATCGATCTTTATTTCCCTGTTGTTCGGAGGATCTACGTCACAGTTCCAGCTTGCTGAAGGCTTCTCCTTCTCTACCGGTTTTGTCCCTGTATTATTGTTGCTTTTACTTGCAGCAGGCTTTGAAGAGCTGGGGTGGCGAGGTTATGCCTTTGACAGCTTGCAGAGCCGGCACACATACTTCAAGGCATCGCTTATTTTCAGCATACTGTGGTCACTCTGGCACTTTCCGCTGATGTTTGTCAACAACTCCTATCAGTATGAGATATTCCATGAAAGTGTCTGGTATGGTGCGAACTTCTTTATCAGCATCGTCCCCATGGGAATGATAATCAGCTGGATATGCATAAAGAACAGGAAAAGTATCATGGCTGCAATTGTTTTTCACTTTATAGTGAATATGTCGCAGGAGATCCTGGATATATCCCAGACCACAAAGTGCATTGAAACCGTGGTTCTCATTATTGTGGCTGCTGCTATCATCGCATATGATCGGGAAATGTTCTTTTCCAGAGAACATCTTGCAGAAGGAGCTGACTGA
- a CDS encoding class I SAM-dependent methyltransferase has product MNIRYNRVCPAEIAGILDNRIRRWLQKPRAILEPYVKEGMTVLDLGCGPGFFSIEIARMVGSSGLVIASDLQEGMLRKLRKKIQATELEKRVILHKCEEDLIGISENVDLAIAFYVLHEVVNPEKTLNELASIVKTNGFLFIAEPYIHVSSNEFKNTVRMALDNGFTIVERPKIFFSRAVVLKKE; this is encoded by the coding sequence GTGAACATTCGATACAATCGTGTGTGTCCGGCTGAGATAGCAGGCATCTTGGATAACAGAATAAGAAGATGGTTGCAGAAACCCCGGGCTATACTGGAGCCTTATGTCAAAGAAGGGATGACAGTTCTTGATCTTGGATGTGGTCCTGGGTTTTTCTCAATAGAAATAGCCCGAATGGTCGGTAGTTCCGGTCTGGTCATAGCTTCTGACCTGCAGGAGGGGATGCTCCGCAAGCTCAGAAAAAAGATACAGGCTACGGAACTAGAGAAACGTGTAATTCTACACAAATGTGAAGAGGATTTAATTGGTATCTCGGAGAATGTCGATCTCGCAATAGCGTTCTATGTGCTTCATGAGGTTGTAAACCCGGAAAAGACTCTCAATGAGCTGGCTTCCATTGTAAAGACCAACGGGTTCCTGTTCATAGCAGAACCATATATCCATGTTTCATCGAATGAATTTAAAAATACCGTCAGGATGGCTTTAGATAATGGTTTCACAATTGTGGAAAGGCCAAAGATATTTTTCAGTAGAGCAGTTGTTCTAAAAAAGGAATGA
- a CDS encoding alpha/beta fold hydrolase, whose amino-acid sequence MKLRIDIILTLILVTLVFSGCIGIEGGSSIQESSEVSINSSSLGSSLSINDPLLFEHISNEDKVHGKNRTSDTAEFSIVETPVKYAYVNGIEIGYREFGSGQPLLMITPFASTMDMCNATFVEKLSGSYRVIIFDNRGMGYSSDNNEQFSISLLVNDTAGLMDVLELDSAHIFGTSMGAVIAQELALEHSGRVGCLILSSATYSIDVPQTEILRDRLQYRAFDPETDPVLRKYAEGNLEWNGTYERLPEIQNKMILLTGNEDILTPPGLSIMIAEQVPDAKFVLFEDVGHLGEQYLPEEYADTILCFLASE is encoded by the coding sequence ATGAAATTAAGAATTGATATAATTCTGACGTTGATTCTCGTAACTCTTGTATTTTCTGGTTGCATTGGAATTGAGGGTGGTAGTTCAATTCAAGAATCTTCAGAAGTTTCGATCAATTCATCATCCTTAGGTTCTTCATTATCTATTAACGATCCACTCCTGTTTGAGCACATATCAAACGAAGATAAGGTACATGGGAAAAACAGAACTTCTGATACTGCCGAGTTCTCGATCGTTGAAACTCCTGTAAAATATGCCTATGTTAATGGTATTGAAATTGGGTATCGGGAATTTGGCTCAGGGCAACCTCTCTTGATGATAACGCCATTTGCTTCTACAATGGACATGTGTAATGCGACCTTTGTCGAGAAACTATCTGGAAGTTACAGGGTTATCATCTTTGATAATAGGGGAATGGGATATTCATCGGACAATAATGAACAATTCTCTATATCTCTGCTTGTCAACGATACTGCAGGCCTGATGGATGTGCTTGAACTGGATTCTGCACATATATTTGGTACTTCCATGGGAGCGGTGATCGCTCAGGAATTGGCTCTTGAACACTCTGGGAGGGTGGGCTGCTTGATCCTTTCATCGGCAACCTATAGTATCGATGTTCCTCAGACTGAGATACTGAGGGACAGACTTCAATATCGGGCTTTCGATCCTGAAACCGACCCAGTGCTCAGAAAGTACGCCGAAGGAAATCTGGAGTGGAATGGTACATATGAGCGACTGCCTGAGATTCAAAACAAAATGATACTTCTCACAGGTAATGAAGACATTCTCACACCTCCGGGACTTTCCATTATGATCGCGGAACAGGTTCCTGATGCTAAGTTTGTCCTATTTGAAGACGTGGGGCATTTGGGAGAGCAATATCTTCCCGAAGAATACGCAGATACTATCCTGTGCTTCCTGGCATCAGAGTGA
- a CDS encoding 4Fe-4S binding protein: MSDEEKPMEVSREMDIQGNHVLYKLASDRSEKTLDYDYKRCVGCGICVRICPTKALELGPIKEIATGMDAPPVMMDLEKCTFCSMCVNFCPVTALEMRTEGDFPEEELYPVLEYKVEMNEKCVPCSLCEAACPEDAIELEYTFPKKEEIAPLKENAEGEIEIDTDKCNLCGICAAFCDAFLMLEKEPTATDPMPFDQLIVDEDMCDYCMLCQDICPEDAIRVKGERPCEPPVVSGHVTVDDDKCTRCGWCDAVCPYDAVDLIKPFEGELVLVEEHIEKCDTQGCHACFNICPSHLWYVPEDGKNIAAVHDLCTYCGACVNACPVDVIKVARSKVNHTDIPDTPWASEWKDAIDSLLTKERKRPDLSRALEVGTEPLKEHVDIAFPEVDEEMMGKVFDRMKTARDVLTDPKFRRKLNKGDAGDIHRSMEK, encoded by the coding sequence GTGAGTGATGAAGAGAAGCCCATGGAAGTCTCAAGAGAGATGGACATACAGGGAAACCACGTACTTTACAAGCTGGCCTCCGATCGGTCTGAAAAGACGCTTGATTACGATTACAAGAGATGTGTTGGCTGTGGCATCTGTGTAAGGATCTGCCCCACAAAGGCACTGGAGCTCGGACCTATCAAGGAAATAGCCACAGGCATGGACGCACCACCTGTGATGATGGACCTTGAGAAATGCACATTTTGCTCTATGTGTGTGAACTTCTGCCCTGTAACAGCGCTGGAAATGAGGACTGAAGGGGACTTCCCTGAAGAAGAGCTCTATCCTGTACTGGAATACAAGGTTGAGATGAACGAGAAATGCGTGCCCTGCTCCCTCTGTGAAGCAGCATGTCCCGAGGATGCCATTGAACTGGAATATACCTTCCCGAAAAAGGAAGAGATAGCTCCGTTAAAAGAGAACGCTGAAGGCGAGATCGAGATAGATACCGATAAATGCAATCTCTGCGGCATATGTGCAGCTTTCTGTGATGCCTTCCTCATGCTGGAAAAGGAGCCGACAGCAACCGACCCCATGCCTTTTGATCAACTTATTGTTGACGAGGACATGTGCGACTACTGCATGCTCTGCCAGGATATCTGTCCCGAAGATGCCATTCGAGTAAAAGGAGAACGTCCCTGCGAACCGCCTGTGGTCTCAGGACATGTGACGGTCGATGATGATAAATGCACACGATGCGGCTGGTGCGATGCGGTCTGCCCTTATGATGCGGTCGATCTGATCAAACCATTCGAAGGTGAGCTGGTACTTGTTGAAGAACACATTGAGAAATGTGACACGCAGGGCTGCCATGCCTGTTTTAACATCTGCCCTTCACACCTATGGTATGTCCCGGAGGACGGAAAGAACATCGCTGCAGTACACGACCTTTGCACTTACTGTGGAGCCTGTGTCAATGCCTGTCCTGTTGATGTGATAAAAGTTGCACGCAGCAAAGTGAATCATACTGATATCCCCGACACACCCTGGGCATCAGAGTGGAAGGATGCTATTGATTCACTCCTCACAAAAGAAAGAAAGCGACCGGATCTTTCAAGAGCACTTGAGGTTGGAACCGAGCCATTGAAAGAGCATGTGGACATCGCGTTCCCCGAGGTCGATGAAGAGATGATGGGAAAAGTATTTGACAGGATGAAAACAGCCAGGGATGTACTTACCGATCCAAAGTTCAGAAGGAAACTGAACAAAGGTGATGCAGGAGATATCCACAGGTCCATGGAAAAGTAA
- a CDS encoding B12-binding domain-containing protein: MPSKEDLLRDAYESFVEIDEKGVIEVIEKWFESDYDVKDLLDSFVEALTEIGRRFDEKEYFLAQLMNSTSLLDKANKIMAEKLAKSGIKVESKGIVVIGTVKNDTHDLGKNIASSMLRIAGFKVIDLGKDRYASEFVDAAIENKATIIAASSMTSTTMNNLKDLIDLLKEKGIRDDIKVMISGAPVTQNYADKIGADAFVRTATEAVEAAEILIRCHKK, encoded by the coding sequence ATGCCATCAAAAGAGGATCTTCTTAGAGATGCATACGAATCATTTGTGGAAATTGATGAAAAAGGGGTCATCGAGGTCATTGAAAAGTGGTTTGAAAGTGACTATGATGTGAAGGACCTTTTAGACAGTTTCGTTGAAGCTCTTACTGAAATTGGGAGAAGGTTTGATGAAAAAGAATATTTCCTTGCCCAATTGATGAATTCAACTTCTCTTCTTGACAAAGCAAACAAGATCATGGCTGAAAAGTTGGCTAAAAGTGGGATAAAAGTCGAAAGCAAGGGCATTGTTGTTATAGGCACTGTCAAGAATGATACGCATGATCTGGGGAAGAACATTGCATCGAGTATGCTACGAATTGCAGGTTTTAAGGTGATCGACCTTGGTAAGGACCGATATGCATCAGAGTTTGTCGATGCAGCAATTGAGAATAAAGCTACCATCATTGCAGCATCCTCTATGACAAGCACGACAATGAACAATCTCAAAGATCTAATCGATCTATTAAAAGAAAAGGGAATTCGGGATGATATAAAAGTGATGATCAGTGGAGCTCCCGTTACACAGAATTATGCTGACAAGATCGGTGCTGATGCCTTTGTCAGGACTGCCACAGAGGCTGTGGAGGCTGCTGAAATTCTGATAAGATGTCATAAGAAATGA
- the putP gene encoding sodium/proline symporter PutP, with protein MEIISGNQSVAIIIILYLLFMLTIGFYYYRRTENLSDYILGGRKLNKWVTALSSQASDMSGWLLLGLPGYAYLAGMEAIWIALGLGIGTYLNWKFVAKRLRKYTMEAGDALTLPVYFENRFRDKSKLLRTISALFILIFFLFYTSSGFVAGGKLFSTVFGVEYITALTIGVLVIISYTFMGGFMAVCWTDFFQGLLMILAITLVPLTAMNGLGGISSTTDIIRTIDPGLLSPFTGSDGSVISLMAVVSLMAWGFGYFGQPHILVRFMAIGNPEEIKQSRAIAMSWVTISLAFAVIVGLVGRAFVPEFLAGATSETVFMVMINSLFHPVVAGIMLAAILAAIMSTADSQLLVAASAFTEDIYTLLFKSDASQRELVWMGRFTVIGISLLAYYFALDPESSVLDLVAYAWAGFGAAFGPAIIFSLFSKKMTRNAALAGMLIGGFTVIVWKQLSGGIFDLYEIVPGFVLSSIAILLVTRFGEEPEQEIQDEFEKVQRSV; from the coding sequence ATGGAAATTATATCCGGAAACCAGAGTGTTGCGATCATAATCATATTATACCTGCTTTTTATGCTGACGATCGGTTTTTACTACTACAGAAGGACCGAGAACCTGTCTGACTATATCCTTGGTGGCAGAAAACTGAACAAATGGGTAACCGCTTTAAGTTCTCAGGCATCAGATATGAGTGGCTGGCTGCTTCTGGGATTACCCGGTTATGCATACCTTGCAGGAATGGAAGCAATATGGATCGCACTTGGTCTGGGTATCGGAACATATCTTAACTGGAAGTTCGTTGCTAAGAGGCTTCGTAAATACACAATGGAAGCAGGCGATGCCCTCACGCTCCCGGTTTATTTCGAGAATCGTTTCCGGGATAAAAGCAAGCTCCTGAGAACGATCTCAGCCCTGTTCATCCTGATATTCTTCCTATTCTACACATCCTCCGGTTTCGTTGCAGGAGGTAAGCTTTTCAGCACGGTCTTCGGGGTCGAGTATATCACAGCACTTACCATCGGAGTTCTTGTTATCATCTCATACACTTTCATGGGAGGATTCATGGCAGTCTGCTGGACAGACTTCTTCCAGGGCTTGCTTATGATCCTTGCCATTACCCTGGTACCTCTTACAGCCATGAACGGACTCGGAGGGATCTCTTCGACCACCGACATAATAAGAACCATCGACCCAGGTCTCCTGAGTCCCTTTACAGGTTCAGACGGAAGTGTGATCTCACTGATGGCAGTTGTTTCCCTTATGGCATGGGGATTCGGCTATTTCGGACAGCCACACATTCTTGTACGTTTTATGGCGATCGGCAACCCGGAGGAGATAAAGCAATCACGTGCAATCGCAATGTCATGGGTCACCATCTCCCTCGCATTCGCAGTGATCGTAGGTCTTGTGGGAAGAGCCTTTGTTCCCGAGTTCCTTGCAGGAGCTACAAGCGAGACCGTTTTCATGGTTATGATCAACAGCCTCTTCCACCCGGTAGTTGCAGGAATAATGCTGGCAGCGATCCTGGCAGCCATAATGAGCACAGCGGACTCACAGTTGCTGGTGGCAGCCTCTGCCTTTACAGAGGATATCTACACATTGCTCTTCAAGTCAGATGCCAGCCAGAGGGAACTTGTCTGGATGGGGCGTTTCACGGTTATCGGCATCTCCCTGCTCGCCTACTACTTCGCACTAGACCCGGAAAGCTCGGTCCTTGATCTTGTGGCCTACGCATGGGCCGGATTCGGTGCAGCTTTCGGACCTGCCATCATCTTCTCCCTGTTCTCAAAGAAAATGACAAGGAATGCAGCCCTTGCAGGAATGCTCATTGGAGGGTTCACGGTCATCGTCTGGAAACAGCTCTCAGGTGGTATCTTTGACCTATATGAGATCGTACCGGGATTCGTGCTTTCCAGCATTGCTATCTTGCTGGTCACCAGATTTGGTGAGGAGCCGGAACAGGAAATTCAGGATGAGTTCGAGAAAGTTCAGAGGTCGGTCTGA